From the Mesotoga prima MesG1.Ag.4.2 genome, the window ACCCTGCCATAGGCTTTTAAAAGGTTCTTCTCCAAATAGACTTTGTCGATTAGACTGTAATACTTCATCTCTTTCTCCTGTATGCTCTCTTCCAACAGTTGTAGTCTCAGATGTTATTGCGACAACTAATGACTGGCTTCTCTACCCTTTCGGGAATATGTACCTTGTCTTTAACTGTCTAACCTGAATCTCTTCACTGTCTTCCGATCACATTTCTTCGATCCTTCCCCCCTTCGCAAGTGATGGAGCCTTTCGACTTCCCCATCACCCCCTTGGCTTTTAGCCAAGGTCCCTTCCCCTTTCGGAGAGGTTCTTCACTACTACGGGTTCATCTGCCATCCTCCTGAGCTTTCCGTTAACTTGGATCACCTCCTTGCTAACGGTTACCCCTTTCGGACTCATGAGGACTTCCCCGGGTAAGATACACCACTTTCATCCGAATCCTGCCATCCAAACCTTTACAGCTGGAGTCAGGGCTTTCCCTTATCTGGCAGGGTTACCCTACTGTAACGGCCATCCCTGGTTCACTTTCGTTCAGTTCCGGACTTTGCCTCGGGCTTCCTTCAGATTCACCGTTACCAGTGACACCCTTGCCTCTGGCTAATGCTTCTTTGACTCCCCGCATTCGGGTCTTTCACCCTATAGTTGTGTATCATGCCGGGCGCACCAGATCCCGAAACAAGTTCGGGATGACAATGTTAGGCGATCACGAAAACATCACATCACGTCATTCTGAACTTGATTCAGAATCTCGATGATCAAAGAGCTGCTGTACGCTTAAAATCAAAAACCCGCTGGTTGCTGATGAAAACCGCGTTGTCCGTCAACGGTCCACCGTCCTCCGAATCGCGCGCGGAATGCCGGCGAAAATTGCGCAGGAACTCAAGGCCGGCTGAGTCGGGAAGTGATGTTCGCTGGCGCGAGGAAAGACACCCTCTCCTCTCTGGTTGCAAAACTTTGTGAAAAGGCGTCTTTAGAGAAGAGCACACACCCCACCGCAAGCGGTCCCCCCGCTCGAGCGGGGATTTAGAAGCCGGACTCGAAAAGAACATACCAGCAAGGATGCCTCCGGCAGGAAGCCTCTCAGGTCCACCGTCAAAGGTTCTCCGTTCTCCGAGGAGACCAAGAGCATAAGTGATGCCGCTTTCAGCGGGAAGCATTAGGAGCTAGTCAAAAGGCGGGAATCATCGCCGCTAGTACTACTTCGTGGTGCCAGTCTCAGCTTAAAGCTGAGGCCAGTCACTGCAAGCAACGGCAACATAGTGACTTTCATTTTGCTTGCAGTATTGGCTATTATCAGAACTTCAACTGACAAGCGCGTAAGAGGCAGCCGAAAGGACCGGCACATATACTAATCTCCTGGCACAGTCTGATACATAATGGCAGTCTCAATATGAGTGCTCTTGAAGGAAGTGGTACAAGATCTCTGAAGTCGTGAAAGCGAGGGCGGTAACGGTGTCGGCCGCCCCGTAGTATATGGCGATTCTGCCCGTTTCGGGGTCCTGAAGGCTTGCGCAGGGGAAGGTGACGTTGGGTACGTCGCCAATGTTTTCGTAAGGCATTCTCGGGTTAAGTATGTAGTGTTTCGACCTTTTGATTACTTTCCAGGGCCTTTCCAGATCGAGGAGAGCGACGCCGGCACTGTACACGAAGCCGTTGCAGGATGTCCATACTCCGTGATAGATTAGCAGCCAACCTTCCGAGGTTTCTATCGGAATAGGTCCGGCCCCAACCTTGGTCGATTGCCAGCCGGCGGTGGGTGACATTACATGCCTGTGGCAGCCCCAATGAATCATGTCGGGGCTCTCGCTGTAGAAGATGTCTCCAAAGGGAGTGTGGCCGTTGTCGCTCGGCCGGCTCAACATTGCAAACTTTCCTTTGATCTTCCTCGGGAAGAGGACCCCGTTTCTGTTGAAGGGAAGGAATGCATTCTCAAGCTGATAAAATCTCTCGAAATCGTAAGTGTAGGCAACGCCTATGGTAGGCCCGTGATAACCGTTGCACCAGGTTACGTAGTATCTGTCTTCCAGGAAGACGACTCTGGGATCGTATCCGTAAACGAATCGGCCGATTTCCGGGTCTTCGGCATTAAATTCGATTCTCTCCTGATCAATGTTCCACGACAATCCGTCTTCGCTTCTTCCCGAGTGAAGCTCCATGACAAGCTCTTTCGTATCTATACGGAATACTCCCCTGAATTCATCTTTGTAGGCTACGACCGCGCTGTTGAAGATGCTGTTTGCGCCTCTCACCGTTTCCCGTGTGATGAGGGGGTTTTTCGAGTATCTCCAGACCGGTTCTAGACAATCTTTGGGTTTCTCTTCCCAGGGGAGATTTTTGAGTTTGTGGCCGAGTATTGTGATCGACAAAGAGATCCTCTCCTTCCTCTCTCCTATATGGCTTTAACCGAGTCCCTTTCGACAAGGGCCGTGGGCAGAACTATATTCCTGAATACTCTCTTCTGGGTGAGTCTCAATCTCTCTATGAGCAGCTGGGCCGCAGCGCTTCCCATTTCGATTCTCGGTTGTGAGACGGTGGTTAATGCGGGGATCGTATAGGGCGCGTGAACGGAATCGTCGAACCCGATCACGGATACGTCGTCTGGGACACGAACACCGTTTTTGTGAAGCTCCTGCATTGCCCCCATTGCCACGTGGTCGTTGACGGCAAAGATCGCCGTGAAATCGATACCGAAATCCCGAAGGTAATCACGGATCGCCTCCTGCCCGTGGTGAGGTTCGAAGCCCCCTATCCTCGCGACTTTCAGATCGAAATCCGAGGTCCTCGAAGCGAATTTTCTCAGCCCCTTCAACCTATCCTTTGAAGCATGCACTCCTTCCTGCCCCGGGAGAAAGAGGACCCGTCTGTGCCCCTTTTCGTAAAGGAATTTCGCAACGTTGTATGCTGCAAAGGAGTTGTCTATGTTTACGGAATCGGCCTTTATTTCTCTTATTGGGGAGTCGACGGCGACAACGACTATCCCGCTCTCTATGAACCTGTTGAGCATGTGCTCGTCGCTGTGAAGAGTCGCAACTATGACTCCATCTACCTTTCGCTGGAAGTATTCGTTCAGAATCTCCTGTTCACGACTGACCATTTCTCTGGCCATGGCAAGCATCACGTTGAAACCGTTTTTGTGAGCATAATCCTCCACTCCCATGAAAATTTCGCCGTAATGGTTTCCCATGGTGTTGGGCAGGAGGACGCCCAGGGTTCTGTATAGGCTCTTCTTTCGAATCGAAGGCATGGGATGGTAGTTGAGTCTGTTGATGACCCTCAACACGCGCAGCTTCGTATCTTCGGAAACATAGCCGCTTCCGTTCAATACCCGAGAGACGGTCGCTATCGAAAC encodes:
- a CDS encoding LacI family DNA-binding transcriptional regulator, which encodes MVTIKDVAAEAEVSIATVSRVLNGSGYVSEDTKLRVLRVINRLNYHPMPSIRKKSLYRTLGVLLPNTMGNHYGEIFMGVEDYAHKNGFNVMLAMAREMVSREQEILNEYFQRKVDGVIVATLHSDEHMLNRFIESGIVVVAVDSPIREIKADSVNIDNSFAAYNVAKFLYEKGHRRVLFLPGQEGVHASKDRLKGLRKFASRTSDFDLKVARIGGFEPHHGQEAIRDYLRDFGIDFTAIFAVNDHVAMGAMQELHKNGVRVPDDVSVIGFDDSVHAPYTIPALTTVSQPRIEMGSAAAQLLIERLRLTQKRVFRNIVLPTALVERDSVKAI
- a CDS encoding glycoside hydrolase family 130 protein encodes the protein MSITILGHKLKNLPWEEKPKDCLEPVWRYSKNPLITRETVRGANSIFNSAVVAYKDEFRGVFRIDTKELVMELHSGRSEDGLSWNIDQERIEFNAEDPEIGRFVYGYDPRVVFLEDRYYVTWCNGYHGPTIGVAYTYDFERFYQLENAFLPFNRNGVLFPRKIKGKFAMLSRPSDNGHTPFGDIFYSESPDMIHWGCHRHVMSPTAGWQSTKVGAGPIPIETSEGWLLIYHGVWTSCNGFVYSAGVALLDLERPWKVIKRSKHYILNPRMPYENIGDVPNVTFPCASLQDPETGRIAIYYGAADTVTALAFTTSEILYHFLQEHSY